A region of Amblyraja radiata isolate CabotCenter1 chromosome 22, sAmbRad1.1.pri, whole genome shotgun sequence DNA encodes the following proteins:
- the LOC116985444 gene encoding uncharacterized protein LOC116985444 — MGPKMIFGWICSLTLTVSLSIGFFATPVNTYECRVDIPVEQKTCDRNNSIVLESELLSGNINDFCNYTVSQYACAQCNVLAQLTNENLTSIFECFVITRPVNISDLNATTLFMQKISLPKLEILLKEFNRKINDTLTIPLMSKETILQAIWERYKTDPKINITTFMDTFTQLLMPFIAGISQPILDSLQYSDIMCENFKALVHGVSAGLTEMDFHIKKSLEKWIIGYINATGLDCIANISESNEWLLKNWEFINGLIFPENLTSANSGDVSTAVVQNETVKEVLLTSIIGSLKPLFPVFTPLNFSQWFQVKLPQVLPAITGPELTTIPTNITCESYQAILKGFDTVLLSLKSFQFSELFNFSKNILTSQLNSSGSACAGNMTGSREWVEKNFLKSMQGLNLSDLFALNPNFSGFEVLDLLTPQLLAELTVSPQAWFNADRIDQIFDTLTDRNFSDLDTYFTYFNYDTRMMNITTFANTTVRDRMLHRIIRLLQPLFSSFNASDFAKWFQDSLIMLLPSITGSNLGAIPTSISCESYRAIIQGLDNLYPNLSKSQLNDVYNFSRTFLNLQSDSHGIGSVPCTDNTTGLRDWLQKNFLKFVAEITFSDMPFINTQYYLFEILDLLSIPELSGLTVESLNHTSRINQIIDILRNRTYGDLIGYVTQFINDTRVRNITAIQPFSTSRAILTGIISQLRSYFTRFNGADFAEWFQDRLHLLLPAIDYKLLELIPTDISCESYQAIMKGLDNVYLHLTLAQNHDIYTFSKRFLSFQHSLSGSVGIACAENAKGTLEWIIKNFLRFLSEFQFHDFTDLNKNFSAVLPSQQ; from the exons ATGGGGCCGAAGATGATCTTTGGATGGATTTGTTCTTTGACTCTCACAGTCAGCCTCTCAATTG GCTTCTTTGCAACACCTGTGAATACTTATGAG TGTCGCGTAGATATCCCTGTTG AACAGAAAACATGTGACAGAAATAACAG CATTGTGTTGGAATCGGAACTACTCTCTGGGAACATCAATGATTTCTGTAATTATACGGTCTCGCAGTACGCATGCGCTCAG TGCAATGTATTGGCGCAGCTGACGAATGAGAACTTGACTTCGATCTTCGAATGTTTTGTCATCACGAGACCTGTCAATATCTCTGATCTGAATGCCACCACCTTGTTCATGCAGAAGATCAGCCTGCCAAAGCTGGAGATCTTGCTGAAGGAATTCAACAGGAAG ATTAACGACACATTGACAATTCCATTGATGTcaaaagaaacaattttacaagctATCTGGGAGAGATATAAAACTGACCCGAAGATAAACATTACCACCTTTATGGACACCTTCACACAGCTTCTGATGCCATTTATTGCTGGCATCTCCCAACCGATTCTGGATTCACTTCAGTACTCGGACATAATGTGTGAAAACTTCAAAGCATT AGTGCATGGAGTCAGTGCAGGCCTGACAGAGATGGATTTTCACATAAAGAAATCACTGGAGAAATGGATCATTGGTTACATTAATGCCACAG GTCTGGACTGCATCGCCAATATCAGTGAATCCAACGAATGGCTTTTGAAAAATTGGGAATTCATCAATGGTCTCATCTTCCCTGAAAATCTTACAAGCGCAAATTCTGGTGAC GTCAGTACAGCTGTCGTTCAAAATGAGACGGTGAAGGAGGTATTGCTCACCAGTATCATCGGCTCTCTGAAACCCTTGTTTCCAGTGTTCACCCCACTTAACTTTTCCCAATGGTTTCAAGTCAAGCTACCGCAAGTGTTACCTGCTATAACAGGGCCTGAGCTGAccaccataccgaccaacataacATGTGAATCTTATCAAGCCAT ACTGAAAGGATTTGACACCGTCTTGTTAAGCTTAAAATCGTTCCAGTTTTCAGAATTGTTCAACTTCAGTAAAAACATCCTGACCTCCCAACTCAATTCATCAG GTAGTGCCTGCGCAGGCAACATGACGGGTAGCCGTGAATGGGTGGAGAAGAATTTTTTGAAATCCATGCAAGGCTTGAATTTAAGCGACCTCTTCGCTCTGAACCCAAACTTTTCTGGG TTCGAAGTGTTGGACCTCCTCACTCCACAACTGCTTGCTGAGttgactgtgagcccacaagcatgGTTCAACGCGGACAGGATCGATCAGATCTTTGATACCCTCACCGATCGAAACTTCAGCGACCTAGATACCTATTTCACATATTTTAATTACGATACACGCATG ATGAACATCACAACTTTTGCTAACACTACAGTGAGGGATCGGATGCTACACAGGATCATACGGCTGTTGCAACCCTTGTTTTCATCATTTAATGCTTCTGACTTCGCAAAGTGGTTTCAGGACAGTTTAATTATGTTGTTGCCCAGTATTACAGGAAGCAATCTTGGAGCAATACCCACCAGCATATCCTGTGAATCTTACCGAGCAAT AATCCAAGGCCTGGATAATTTGTACCCAAATTTATCGAAGTCACAACTCAATGATGTTTACAACTTTAGTAGAACTTTTTTGAATTTGCAATCTGACTCACATG GAATTGGATCAGTTCCCTGTACTGATAACACAACTGGACTTCGTGACTGGTTACAAAAAAACTTCCTGAAATTCGTGGCAGAAATCACCTTCTCAGACATGCCATTTATAAACACACAATATTATCTG TTCGAAATATTGGATCTGCTCAGCATACCAGAACTCTCTGGACTGACTGTGGAATCATTGAATCATACTTCACGCATCAACCAGATCATTGACATCCTGAGAAATAGAACCTACGGTGACTTGATCGGATATGTTACCCAATTTATCAACGACACGAGAGTG AGGAACATTACTGCCATTCAACCATTCTCAACAAGTCGGGCAATATTGACAGGGATTATATCGCAGCTCAGATCGTATTTTACAAGATTTAATGGTGCAGATTTTGCTGAGTGGTTCCAGGACAGACtgcatctgctgctgcctgcaatTGACTACAAGTTGTTGGAGTTGATACCCACGGATATATCCTGTGAATCCTACCAGGCAAT AATGAAAGGACTGGATAATGTGTACCTACATTTGACCCTGGCACAGAATCATGATATTTACACTTTCAGTAAACGTTTCCTAAGTTTCCAGCACAGTTTATCAG GTTCTGTAGGCATCGCTTGTGCCGAAAACGCGAAGGGAACCCTTGAATGGATCATCAAAAACTTTTTAAGATTCTTGTCAGAATTTCAATTCCATGACTTCACAGATCTGAATAAGAACTTCTCAGCT gttctcccatctcagcAATAG